One Glycine max cultivar Williams 82 chromosome 8, Glycine_max_v4.0, whole genome shotgun sequence genomic window, CATTCTCTTCCTTGCGCGATTAATCATCTCTTATTCGCCAATCAACACTTTGGGGAGAATCGTTTCCTCTGACGAAGCCAatcttcaaagagaaaaaagggCACActatttagtttcttttttgtctGAGGAAACAAGACTCAATTTGCTCCATTTGATCTTTTTCTATACACAGTAGTTGGTGAGTGGGCCGCGCTATCTTCCCCGTTTGAGATTCCCTTTACCCTTAGTTGTGACGATTATTTTTATGCGTAGGGAGTTAAATATTGTCTCATAACTCATTAGTTTGCCATTTCTCAATAATATAATGATTACTTATGTGgaaatcatttttattagatGTAACAAAAGGATAATCAGATTAAGTTTCTAacctttttttatgaatgatcaaatttttaatggaaacttatctttaaatttatcaatcgtcacaaataaaaattaaaacgtttTTCAATTGGTTTTAatcttgaataaaattgattttattttatttctttttaataaaaatttaattgtttctcCTAATCGTGACATGTTAGCCTCTGAAACGGAAATATATTAATATCCCTTATAAAAGTCTACGgacagaaagaagaagaagataagttTGTACATAACTTTCCACATATTTGGTGGTCCCAACTCAACCTTCCATATATCAcaagaatatgaaaaaaaaaaatcgtcaaGTTAATACCCATCCTCCAAAGTGCATGGTGTAAACATCTCTTAGATATACAGgcaaattttcaatattttaaaatatttgataatataaaaaatttataataacaacaTGTATTATGTACTGTGCTCTAAAGTACTATTGTTTAGGATTTACAGTTTGGATTAGCAGTCACCTCATATAGACATAATATTTCTACACGCATAAAACTATAAATAGTTAATGGTATTTACCAACTGTCATGCAAACCAACAGAATAAACAGTAtagtatcatttaaaaaaaataattatatcttgattgtaattttatatttcttaattttacaattttatttatagtattaaatgaatatattatatcaaCAAATCTTCCCATAAATGATAGAGTTTGAGTCAAATTGAAATAAATGGTACCAGTCAAATTTAAAATCGAGTAAGAATAAGATAATTGCATGTCAATGAACACCCTTCGCTCTCCTTGTCCTGTGTGACATCTCTTCACAACCATTTCCACGCTCTCTCCTTTCGCATACTTTTCTGTGGGTATTCATTGGGTCCCACCACATCAACAGATCcattcaaatccaaaaattaaATGCTCACTTTGAGTCTTGATTAGTGGTGAGTTCaacttatcataatttttagaagcaacaaataaataaaattgtgatgaatttaatttattacaaaagtaattttttgttgcCTTAAAAAATATGGTGAACTCAACTTATCACCCATCCAATCCACTTAATTAGTGTTTTGTCATACGTcaataatagttttaaatttaaataaccaaaaaatatttaaatgtaaaaattattactaACTTATTACTACTTGACAATTAATTGGAGATATAAGATTCGTTTTgtgataaaagagaaaaaaagaaaaaaaaaacaagttataagtttaaattattttattaataaaaattaataaattaataattaatatttaacgataaaaaaaatttagagaattaATCACCCATAAGAAGAAAGTTGACCCAAAACCCAACAGATGTGTTGTTGAGTGGGCTTGGTTGGAAGAGATACCATTTTTACCAAAATTCCACATGGATCCAGGAAACTACTATTGGTATATATGGGCCAACGAatgcatattaattatatatgatacttttttttactCACTTAGTATATATTACTTGTGTTGGTATTATTATATCCGGTAGAATATCATTATTGTACCTGTTCATCTCTAATGTATGACCATCATGCATTTAGATATTGCTTGTGTTGGTATTATTATATCCCATCAgaatattattaatgtacctaTTATAATCTGTAATGTATGTTCATCATTCATTTAGATATTACTTGTGTTTGTATTATTATATCCTGCAGAATATTAGTATTATTGTACCTATTTTTTTAGTGTATATCCATGATACATGCATGTGCTGGCCGGGCCATTGCTAGACCAAAAATAATGTAGATGTGTCTTGCATTACCCCCAATTTCGATTGGTTGTGATCTGATTTTTCTTAGGAAAAGAAATCGAATAGTTGTAGTCTTAAAAAATTCCCTGTTTAATCGTTGAATTTAGcatttattttcatatctaattcctgaatataataaaaaataaataatctatgAATTTATATTCCATTTATCACACTCTCAATATAAAAAAACCCCATCCTCAGTCAAAAATGAGAGTAGTGATAGTGTCCCTTTGGTTCCGAGCAAGGACTGCTGCGAGCACAAGGGCAGGCTGCTTGCAGCTTGAAGAATGCCAGCACCACCAACTGTCCATCCCATAACTCACTCTTCCTTAACTTGTCCTCATCCCAATCAGAATCATATCAATGCCTTTATTAATTACTACTTCATCCATTTGCCAAATACTAGCTCATAATCCGAATCTAACTTAATGACCATATAAAGAACTGTCACTTCATAATTAGCACAACTCCAACTTTATTGGAGAAATTATTGTATGATACAAGTAACTATATGATTTCACCAATCAATTAATATTGtgtatgttaattttaatttgttaaattttataacaattgtcttaaaatttatcctaaagatgattttatttatttattgacgcTGTAAGTGACTATGTACGCTTATTACagtcattttcattattttatagaaaaattcaAGCACTGAAACTCTATTaggtaatatttaatataagtgAAAAGGAATTGTAGAAATAAATGAATAAGAGTTGTACATTAAAAATTGTGGttgtaatttttaaagtgattgACTAACCGgaagaaatattattataagtaaatttacaaattaattgtaCATTCACCAAGAAGGAAATACATatcaacttatatatatatatatataatttaatgtaaGTATAAATTCAagatttaataatatttcttaaaatatatttaaattttgcaattgattcctaaaataaaattgtttcttGTTGGGTCTCTAAAACTTTAAAAGTTTTATGCGAGATCCTTGTCGTTAGTCTCTATCCAAAATGTGATAGCATGTTCATTATTTGGACACATCAGCGATACTCATACAAAGTCACGTTAAAGATATCAATGACATGACGTGCTACTAGGAGACTTGCTTTGTAGTGAGGCAATGAAGGTTTTGGAACACATAATGGAAGGGTCAAGGAAACAAGAGATTTGCTTCGCAACTTCTTCTCTGTTAACAACAAtcacttcttctttctttcctaCGATAGGTGCAATGGTTGTAGGAAGAGGAGTCGCGCACAATTACAGAGGTGGTGGTGTCGCGCATGCAGTGATAAGGTTGGGTGGCTACGACAGTGGTGGTGGCTTAGGTGGCAGTGACATGTGTTAGAGATGGGGCGGCTGTTGGTGTTTGGTTACGTTTGGTATTGGAGAAATCCTTATTTAATGATCTAGGCATACATGAATTCTGCAACGAGTGGCCTAGGGTAGGTTTTGAGCGTGTGGGAGAAGATAAAATGGTTGGGATAGAGGGTTGGGAGTGGATCATGTGCGAAAGAAGGAGAAGGCGATGGGGTGGACAGCGTAGactttgaaagaaaatgtgatCGAAGATAAGGTACACATACGTGAGGTTTGAGAGAGTGATGGCGCAAAAGCGAGTGAGCACCACAAGCCAACATAGGTGAGGTTTGGATGACATCATCAGATGACATGTACTGCCTTCTAATGTGACTTCATACGTGTATTCTTAACATGTCACCTAACGATAGGGATTTTTCACAAAACTTTTAAAGTTTTAGGGACCTAACAAGAAACCCAAAAAATTCATCGATCAATTGCAAAATTCGGATAATTTCTAGGATTTCTAGCATGTTTTAGCCTAAATTTGATTTAGCAAACACATTATTTTGTagttttgtatttaaaaaaatcattatgttTAACATAAACTAACTTATAATTAAGAATAACCattgatcttttattttattttatttacaaatgattaaaatgggacacatttgatttgatttgatggcAGAGCTTCTGGGTCTATCTCCAAACTCCCGTGACGCGGCTATCTTCAGAAATGCTTCGTTGAGAACCAATTCAGCTTCAACAGCGGGAACACCACCACCACTCTCAGACATCCACAAGGGCTCTTATGGAAACATGCTTAGACCTGTTCTCATTGCAGACCTAATAGCTGTTGTTTGGGCCATTTTCTTCGTCGTGATTCCAATTGGTTCTGTCTACATTTATTCGTGATGGGTGCGTTCAATTAATGACTCACGTAACAGATAGCACCACTTTAAATGAAAGTAGCCGTGGTGGTTGTTTTGCTATTACTACTCATAATGTTTAGTGATGGAtggattttgattaatttgcagGGTTGCAGCATATATAGAATTAATTGATTTGAGTCTGCAACATTTTGTCTAGAATTTTTCGACCCTCTTCAATTCTGGCTGTctttattaaagtaattatctttGTGTGGACTTCTTTTCCACATGCTAGAATATAGCATATGATAGATTACTGTAAAGTAGTGGCCCATCAAGGACtatgttttaatttgttttaggtTGTACATTTCGAACTGCCATATGTTACGCTAATCGTTATTCACTCATTAGTTACTATCTATCTAAACTGGGTAAACAAGTACAACATTTTTATTGTCTTTCTAATTTCTATTCTATATCTGTCTATTGCTCTATATAAAAGTCTACCTTCTGTACATGTATAGTCTCCTTCATGTAATTCTTCCCGACGTCCAGCTATTAAAGACTTACAGGACTACAGGAGTAACTCCCGCACTATTTAAAGCGTACTATTGTTATGTGGGATGGACTTTTAATGTTagatttttcttcctttctaaCATTAAAAGTATATTAGAATAGTGAAATCATAACAAGTGAGTATGggttaaaaacttaaaagtaaaaatattttttattaagagttaattaagtttttaatcttTCAACCTCTTTAGATTCTAATTTTTAGTCCTCCCTTAACTATCCATCcatatttttagtccctcagaTTTGTTGTCCATGTTTAGTCTCTCATTTAACTTTATTACTTAAGATTAGTCATTGTTTTGTCCATTTTTAGtctatcatttttatatatcttGAACTAATtttgagtaataaaaataaatgaaggattaaaaataggcaaataaatttttagggactaaaaatactaataaaaaattaatggaggacTACAAATTGTCAAATAAattttgagggactaaaaattagaatataaaaaaattgaaggactaaaaatttaattaatcattttattaaaagacGGACAATTATGTTACTCATAATATATTGTATGTTCTCCTatgtttacataataaatattttcttcttttacttatttaattaatgtcCTAAGGATACTAATTACCGATACCTATTAGAATAATACCTACGAcatttgtaaaatattaattgcTATGTGGGATGGACTTTTGGTGTtagatttttttctaaaatgacTAGTAGTATTAGAGTAATAGGCTATGGCatttataaaagtaataattttataaaattaaaaaatgattcactaaaaaatattactacgTTCGgtctttttataagaaataagttatagtatattttttaatatcacttgtttcttataaaaagaaacagagGTAATAATAGACTAAACGATTTATTCGACCACCAAACATACCTAAGTGTAGTAATACCGTATTCAGTGACTGAAGAAGTTAGATGATCTGCAGCTGCAACGGTTAGAGTTGAGTCCAggttttaaatgaataaatctGTACTGGACTAGGCTTAACTCATTATGGAGAGACAATACACAAGACCCAATATATTGGTGACGTTATTTGAACTTAACAAAATTGAAACATTCAACTAACCTGGGTTTTTTACAATACAATATGAATTAGGCAAGCtgtcattaaaatttaaaatccaatGAATGGTAAACACACTAGTTAACAAATTTCCGACGATTGATTAGCTAAAAAATTCCaatataatgaaattatgacgagcatataaataatttttttggctaAATTAGCCTGTTTGTTTCCACTTTACTTTTGGTCTACATGACTTAGTTTAGACGGCATACACGAAAATTGCATTCAAAATCAAGTGAAGAATACCAAGCTAACCAGATAATCCACAAAACTTGAAGCACGGGccgagaagaaaacaaaaggaaccaaaaagaaaaaaaagttacaatagGAAACTTTCTTCAACAACATTCAAGTAGATTGACGATGATCGTAACCAGAAGCAGCTTATTGCTTGAAAATTTAGCACGGGGGGCGTCTACAAAGCACCATTCGATGGCAGTGTGCTCTGAATATTTGAAGGCATAAGGACGTTGAATCCATCTTCAGCGGTAGATACAATCATTCCAGGAATCTGTGTGTGCCAATGTAGTTCCTTCAGGTCTTTCTGTCCCTGTTTTAATTCAAGGCAAAATGAACACAATTACTCAgggaattttattctaccattCAGATAAATAAAGTGGAGCAATTGGACATACCTGATGAATAAATAATAGTTGGGGAGGCAGATCTTCAGGAGCATTAACTTGTTCTTTAGTTTTAGCTTTAAATTCAGCCTCCTCTTCCTCGTCCTTTTCTAAAGAAAGGTCCCATATTCTGTGGTGAAAGGTTACATAACTTGTTAAATCCCAAAtataaaacaaagagaaaagggGCAGTGGTGCTTGTAAGTTCTTGGGAAGGGTCAGacccaaagaagaagaagaaaaaaaaaccctacaACTAAGCCTTTTCCCACCTGGCAGGTTGGCTATTTGGATCAGAAGATGCCATAAAGTTTAGTGTCATGTATAAGTGTAAAGATAGACCTTTTACCACTAAATCTCTCTTAACAGtataaatgcaaaaaataatTCAGCAGATAATGCTATCAATATCCTTTACTTACGTAAGCTGATTATCAGATGAAGAAACTGCCAATGAAGAGGCTTCATGTGGACTCCACTCAATGGATGTGATTGGGTGCTTGTGATATTCGAAATGTGCTACAACAGAATCTCCTTCCTGCCCACAAAAATAATGCACTTTTCACATCAGCTTTCGTAGCAAAAGTAAATAAGCAGAAAAATCAGACAATGTGAAAGTTACTTTCTAAATCATAATAATGCAATAATAGTTCTTCACCATAATGCATCTTGAAGTTCCTTTATACATGGATTTATAGGCACTTGATTTGCACGTACAAAATGATTGGTAAAAGAAGGATGCAATAAtgcaacaaggaaaaaaaaaagtcatatcaGACAGCTTTACAAATAACGATGAAATATGCCTACTGGGACACCAGGAaaaaagaatgataaaaaaaattgaagctgGATATGAGATAACTTGAAACACCATTGACATGAGAGAACATCACATGCAAACAGTAACCTTCCTGTAATAAATGTTTACCATCGTTTTATTCTTTATGAAGTCAGGCTACCTATACCTTGAGCAGTCTGAGATCACGAATAGAAATAGTCCCATCATCACTCCCCGAGGCCAACATACAACTAGCCAACCTGCTCAGCATAATATAGAACAAAGTGATGAAGAGATCTAGAATAGCAATTGATGGAACACCATAGAATTAATGTATTAATACCTGTTCCATGACATTACATTCACATCAGCATTATGTGCCTTAAAAGATGCAGCTGGTGACTTCCCCAAACGGGTATCCCATATTGCAATGTTTCCATCCACAGAACAAGAAGCAAAAACATGAGATTCTGTAGGGCTCCACTGCAGGGATTAATTGAACATTACAAATCtaattagatttaaaaataaGGATAAACTAGTCATAATAGAGTGTACGGAACAAAAATATACTAACTATACTGAAACTACAAGAAGTGAAGAACTATTGCTTTGCATATTAGTAAACATACTTGCAGATCTTCAACACTAGCAGTATGTCCAATAAATGGAGCATTATCAACATTCCACGTTCCAGCAGATGTAGGCTCCCACAGATAAATACAATTATTGCAATCCCCTTCAAAAATGAAGATCATTGTCAAGCTTCATATATCTGTGATCACTAAATATGGAGACATGCCAGAGGAAAACATAGCTAAACTGAAAAACATATAACTAAAGATTACCAGATGCAAGCTTTCCAGGAACAAGAGGACTCCAGTCTATAGCATAACCTTCATCTTTGTGTTTAAATTTATACAATGGGTCCTGATTAAAAACTGCAGCAACTCCTTGGACACCTTCTGTTTCAGTCTCAGCTAGAACATTGAGGTGAGAGTTTAGGTCCCAGACCTACAAATTGATTCTCAAGTATCAGACTGTATACTGAATAGAAGGCATGGCTTAGAACAGTACTTAACTTTTATGAATGAAAGATAAGACGAAGAAAAATGCACCCCACAATGTTTAAACTTAGCTTCTGCTCATAATttaagaatttcagaaaaatatgtTACAATGCTTAGAACCAGGTAACCACATCTGTATCTAAGAGTAAACTATGCCTGAGCTATAATTTATCATATCTAATCCTACTAGTTACTCAATTGAAGTTTTATCAGAAGTATTATAGCCCAAACTGATATAGAGCCACAGAAAGAGGCCTGCAGTcctaattaatttattcaacaAACACTAAACAATCTTAAggccttgaaaaaaaaacattaatttacgAAGTCAAGCCAACGTTTTATGATTCTATATGTTTCAAATTTAATGTCTGCAATGTGTAAGagcataataataaataacacaGTAAAAGCCAGCCACAAGCATGTATTTAACTATTTTCCACCCCATTTTATGGACACTTTGATCTTACACATTCTGGCATCCGCTAACCTCGAGTCATATACAGtcaaaataaatagattttgtctttttttataaaatcataaccCCCCAATCCTAGAGAtccccccccctcccctataAGGGCATAAGGGGACACTTGATTAATCCTAAGGTTTTGAAATTTATGTcaaattagaaaatgaaatcaaatggTTGAAAAGTCTGACCTGTACATGACCGGTATCGGCCCAAGCTGCACATATATGAGGATTTTGTGGCATGGAGCGTATACGGTTGACACATCCTTGGTGAGCAACCTTACGCAACTGTAGATGCgaaaagaatcaaaatgttaGTACTATCAAATTTGAAGCAGTCAataaatcaaacaataaaaactCAAATGAAGAGGAAGTTTCCTGCAAACTGGGACCCTGAGCACCACCTTCGTCTTCTTCCTCACTATCATCATCACTGTCACTATCCTCACCATCCATTTCAGTGTCATCAGTTCCAAGTTTAGGCACTGGCTCACGTCTCTTTCCAGTAATATTTGATACTTTAAAAATTCCAATAGAATTCCAAGAAGGTTTCTCTGCCTGtagcacatgcacatgcattgCCATAACATGACTTTGTCAATCAAAAGAAGTAAAATGGAAAAAAGACAAAGGAAGCAAAGCAAGTGGACAACATAACTATGAGCTGCTAGGTATTAACTTTTCTTGAGATAATTACTGgttataataaaaaaggaaagaaatttgtATTCAAGACTCAAAATTTCTTTAAAGGGAAATTTCTCTAGTGAATATTTGTCTACAAAGCCTAATATTCATTATCATTGCTCATGAATGTAACCACTATGGCACTAACCACCTCCGATTTGATTAATGAAAGAtcctcaaacaaaaaaaaattgaaatgaaacaACACTGACCTGAGTCCCTGCCATGAAATATACTGTGTGGGGAAATTCTGTTCGAACCAAGCCCAAAGAGTCGCGTAAAATATCAAAGCTGTCAAAAGCCACAAAACGTATTTATAATAACTTGAAGATTACTGATATTAAGCAGAAATAAAGCAAGTTCCCAATAAAGGTGGCTAAGATTCTCCACAGAATTGCAATGCCAATGCCAAAGGAACTTCACGCAAGTGCATAACAATAACAACCTATGATTCTATCATTATTAACACTAACAAAACCAGCAAAAACAATCAGGTTTGTTTATCAAAAAGCTCAAAGTTTTGTTCTCTTCCTGGGGAGCCAAATagaaaagcaaaaaacaaatgtcaaaaagaaaaaaagaggcaTGAATGCAAATACCTCAAACATGGCCATCCAATGTGAAAGGCATGAAGAGAATTGTAAGCAGAAGGATCACACTGAAGCTCTTCACCTTCCTCTAACTTATCCACGCCCGGTTGCCACACCTTCGCTGGAATTTCTGGCGCCAAAGATGAAGAAGAACCACCCTCTTTCTTCGAgccctgattttttttttttgcccataaatttaaacaaaattaaaaaaaaatgagaggtgCCAACAAAAAACCATGATGAAGTGAGGTTATAATAGGAAACATTGAACAGGGTACGAGATTGAACCTTCTTCTTGCTCTTGGCTTTCTGACGGTGTTTTATGCCGCGAGTCATCTTCTTCGATTAGTTCGGAGTTGGGAAAAACTGAGGGACGATGAATAAGTCAATGGAATCACATAACATCTTATTGGTCAAATTCTAAAAATCAGCATAACGCATCcaaatcataattcataaggTGCTCTACGATTGACTAAATGGACAAAAAACGAAGCTTAGCTTGTGCGCGCCAAAAACAGAGAGTAGAAACAGGGCAAAAAGTGAAGAACAGAGTAACCATTGGCGCAGAAGCGTATTGGGGAAAACATACCTGTTGTAGCTGTTGGTCGCAGAAACGCTGTCTGGGTTGAGGCAGCACCGAATGGGGTTTTAGGGCCTAACTTTCAATAATAGTGTTTCGAATAAggttttttaactattattttaatgattattatCTCTTATActactataaaatatattaaagaggttattattttttctattctatATAAGATTATTTCCATCTgctttttttccattttaattacacgttaaacaataaaattaatgtaacatcgTGATTTTCTTTATATGTGACTGAGTGTTCTGATTTGAATTGCaagaaaatatagatttaaGTTCATCTttggaaaaatataatataaacatatactttttatttgttttttgtgtgTAATGAGTTATTTTATGTTAAGCCTTGTGTTTTGGGCTTCTTAAGAGGAGTTGGAAAGAATGGGTGTGGATAGAAGGgtctttaaaaaaatccaaaatctcTTGAAATCCTTCTTGGCctcacaaaaatttgaaaactttctCCATCCCCAAAGAATTATTTCATTTTCCTCTCAGTCTCCCCTATTTCCTCTGAGGAAGATTTTAGAGCTCCCTCACAATTTGAGTTGTTTTTATTCCTTTCTAGAATTCCTAGTGACTCCATCATAATGATAAAGTCTTTTCCTTGTTCATCTTCTCCTCTTAATATTCCATAAACGGAATTTGTGAGACAGTCATGGTTCAAAAAGTTAGTTGCAATTTTAATTGGAAAATGATTTTATGCCTACGTGTTAAAGGATTGGTGGAATAGAAGAAAACTCCtaccttaaacttttttttatcagcatatGTTAATTTctagtttgtgagtttttgttaataagaaaaattcaaaCTATGGATCTCTCTTCTCCTTATTTTTTCAGTTACCCagttaatcttataatttttactctttcctttaatttaaatgtctttcttttgttctctcTCCTTAGGAAAACCAAAGCTTGAAACCTAACAAGGTAAATGATATTTGGATGGAATTTTGGATTCGCTAGACGGctttgcaacaaaaaaaaagctgTTTTTTGGCACAAATTTGTTGGGcagaattttgtgtttgttggaCGAATTTGCAACAAAGAGCAAAGGTGTTCTCCCTGACAATTTCACTTggctaaaatattaatttgttgggCGGattccaaattttaaaatttgttaagctaaattttatttttgttggacaTATTTACCTTGATGTTGGAGTATTTATTGCCCTAATTTTATCGAGCAAATTTAGGGTTCATTAAATGAAACATTCCTTATAATACTTCTCAATTTTGAAaccttaaatgaattttaaaatatttatattaaaatattgagaATGTATTTTATgtgataattgtattttttgaaaAGTGAAAGTAACTTAATAAGTTGTTAATATATTTGGAAATGAAAATAATCCATGATTGAAAGTTCAATTTTCgttcattatatataataaaaatagtttataaatacTCTTTCTATTTGATTGTACTAAGACACATtcatataataacaaaattttgatgAAACTATTGAACACCAAAATTgtcaataatttaaatatagtgATTCCAATTATATTAGCGGACTTGAGGTTAGGACATTAGTATTAAAACAAAGATACGAATCGCTCTTGCTCTTAACCCTGATTAAAGGACATACTTTAATATGTCAAAAGTTACACATTACTTAAGAGTTGATGTCAAAAGTAAtttataacacattttttttcccaatTCACCAAGGCACATTTtgataagaataaaattatgataatatcaTCAAacaccaaaataaataatagctCGTATACAATGATCGAATCGATGTCAACTCACTTGAAATTAGAATCATACCTATAATTAGAAAGGAAAAAACGAGAATTAGAATTAGGTTTCTATTGAAACTTTTGGAAAActtcataaataagaaaaaaa contains:
- the LOC100820618 gene encoding glutamate-rich WD repeat-containing protein 1, whose product is MTRGIKHRQKAKSKKKGSKKEGGSSSSLAPEIPAKVWQPGVDKLEEGEELQCDPSAYNSLHAFHIGWPCLSFDILRDSLGLVRTEFPHTVYFMAGTQAEKPSWNSIGIFKVSNITGKRREPVPKLGTDDTEMDGEDSDSDDDSEEEDEGGAQGPSLQLRKVAHQGCVNRIRSMPQNPHICAAWADTGHVQVWDLNSHLNVLAETETEGVQGVAAVFNQDPLYKFKHKDEGYAIDWSPLVPGKLASGDCNNCIYLWEPTSAGTWNVDNAPFIGHTASVEDLQWSPTESHVFASCSVDGNIAIWDTRLGKSPAASFKAHNADVNVMSWNRLASCMLASGSDDGTISIRDLRLLKEGDSVVAHFEYHKHPITSIEWSPHEASSLAVSSSDNQLTIWDLSLEKDEEEEAEFKAKTKEQVNAPEDLPPQLLFIHQGQKDLKELHWHTQIPGMIVSTAEDGFNVLMPSNIQSTLPSNGAL